From the genome of Tachysurus vachellii isolate PV-2020 chromosome 2, HZAU_Pvac_v1, whole genome shotgun sequence, one region includes:
- the minpp1b gene encoding multiple inositol polyphosphate phosphatase 1b — translation MKSATCRNRYFVIAFIHVIMFHASCCKLTNSSIPAIAVYFGTKGRYEEVNPHLIDDILYVNKSAVRPPVADCQAVHLLALIRHGTRFPTTKNIKKIHRLYDVVMTDASGTEQWLSDIKNKWPMWYTEDMDGRLVEKGKDDLRHLAVRLSKSFPTLVSEENLHSQSMEFITSSKHRCVESIQAFQEGLHKHWGVEDVGFRHYVNDSLMRFFDQCKRFVEGIENNKTALKEVNLFKSSPKMGEVCRRMAGRLQIPHSQITPDLVEAAFFLCSYEFAIKSRNSPWCNLLDESDAQVLEYKNDLKQYWKRGYGHEINRKSSCVLFHDLFRRLDQASYDYRFGVVNKAVTIQVGHGETLLPLLSLMGFFRDETPLTANNFPMQHSRKFRSSQIVPYSANLLFVLYECTDGLRLQFFLNEKPMTFPNISDPSPLYATVRNHYSDLLGGCDFEKECELPKDKVKNTEL, via the exons ATGAAATCTGCAACGTGCAGGAACAGATATTTTGTCATAGCTTTTATACATGTGATCATGTTCCATGCTTCTTGTTGTAAGCTCACAAACTCGAGCATACCAGCCATCGCTGTTTATTTCGGAACCAAAGGTCGATATGAGGAAGTGAACCCGCATTTAATAGACGATATTTTATATGTGAACAAGTCTGCAGTGCGCCCCCCAGTGGCTGACTGCCAGGCAGTGCACTTACTGGCATTGATCCGACACGGCACTCGCTTCCCTACaaccaaaaacattaaaaagatcCACCGCCtgtatgatgtggtgatgaCTGATGCGTCCGGAACTGAGCAGTGGCTCAGTGACATTAAAAATAAGTGGCCCATGTGGTACACTGAGGATATGGACGGCAGACTAGtagagaaagggaaagatgaCCTGAGACATTTGGCCGTGAGGTTGAGCAAGTCGTTTCCGACACTGGTTTCAGAGGAAAACCTGCACAGCCAGAGCATGGAGTTTATAACCAGCTCCAAACACAGGTGTGTGGAGAGCATCCAGGCTTTCCAAGAGGGTCTCCACAAACACTGGGGTGTAGAAG atGTGGGGTTCAGACATTATGTGAATGATTCACTCATGCGATTCTTCGATCAGTGCAAAAGATTCGTTGAAGGCATCGAGAACAACAAGACCGCCTTGAAGGAGGTCAATCTCTTCAAGTCATCTCCGAAGATGGGTGAAGTCTGCAGGCGGATGGCCGGTCGCTTACAGATTCCTCACTCTCAGATAACACCAG ATTTGGTTGAAGCTGCTTTCTTCTTGTGCTCCTATGAGTTTGCGATCAAGTCTAGGAATTCTCCATGGTGTAATCTGCTGGATGAATCGGATGCGCAG gtcCTTGAATACAAAAATGACCTGAAGCAGTACTGGAAAAGGGGATACGGCCATGAAATCAACCGTAAATCAAGCTGTGTCCTGTTTCATGACCTCTTCAGAAGACTTGATCAAGCGTCCTATGACTACAG GTTTGGAGTGGTCAATAAGGCAGTTACCATCCAGGTGGGCCATGGTGAGACTCTGCTGCCTCTGCTGTCTCTGATGGGTTTCTTTAGAGACGAGACACCTCTAACTGCCAATAACTTCCCAATGCAGCACAGCCGCAAGTTCCGCAGCAGTCAAATAGTGCCTTACAGTGCAAACCTGCTCTTTGTCCTGTATGAATGCACAGACGGACTCAGGCTCCAGTTTTTCCTCAATGAGAAACCAATGACTTTTCCTAACATAAGTGACCCTTCACCACTGTATGCCACAGTCAGGAACCACTATTCTGACCTCCTGGGTGGCTGTGATTTTGAGAAAGAATGTGAATTACCTAAAGATAAAGTCAAGAACACTGAGCTATGA
- the cyth3a gene encoding cytohesin-3 isoform X1, which produces MDEDSRVPEDLSLAERDELSNIRRRKKELLDDIERLKFEIAEVMTEIEQLTCMGETKTTQRNKQMAIGRKKFNMDPKKGIRFLLDNDLLQHTPEDIAQFLCKGEGLNKTVIGDYLGERDDFNISVLQAFVELHEFADLNLVQALRQFLWSFRLPGEAQKIDRMMEAFASRYCQCNPGVFQSSDTCYILSFSIIMLNTSLHNPNVRDKPTVERFISMNRGINEGGDLPEELLKNLYESIKNEPFKIPEDDGNDLTHTFFNPDREGWLLKLGGRVKTWKRRWFILTDNCLYYFEYTTDKEPRGIIPLENLSIREVDEPRKPNCFELYNPSHKGQVIKACKTEADGRVVEGNHVVYRISAPTPEEKEEWIKSIRASISKDPFYEMLASRKRRVATKK; this is translated from the exons ATGGATGAGGACAGTAGAG TCCCTGAAGACCTTTCTCTAGCAGAAAGAGATGAACTGTCTAACATTCGACGGAGGAAAAAAGAACTACTAGATGACATTGAA CGGTTAAAGTTTGAGATTGCTGAAGTGATGACAGAGATTGAACAATTAACATGCATGGGAGAGAC AAAGACCACACAGAGGAATAAGCAGATGGCTATTGGAAGGAAGAAATTCAATATGGATCCTAAGAAG ggTATCCGGTTTCTTTTGGATAATGATCTTCTGCAACACACACCTGAGGACATTGCACAGTTCCTATGCAAAGGAGAGGGCTTGAATAAAACAGTCATCGGAGACTATTTAGGCGAAAG ggaTGATTTTAACATTAGTGTTCTACAGGCCTTTGTGGAACTACATGAGTTTGCAGACCTCAACCTTGTGCAAGCTTTACG GCAGTTTCTGTGGAGCTTCAGACTCCCTGGTGAGGCTCAGAAGATTGATAGAATGATGGAAGCTTTCGCATCACGATATTGCCAGTGCAACCCAGGCGTCTTCCAGTCCTCAG ACACGTGCTACATCTTGTCATTCTCCATCATTATGCTCAACACCAGCTTGCACAACCCCAATGTCAGAGACAAGCCAACTGTCGAGAGATTCATCTCTATGAACCGTGGCATCAATGAAGGTGGTGATCTGCCTGAGGAGCTGCTCAAG AATTTATATGAAAGCATTAAAAATGAGCCATTCAAAATCCCTGAAGATGACGGCAATGATCTGACACACACGTTCTTCAATCCAGACAGAGAAGGTTGGCTGCTTAAGCTAG GAGGAAGGGTAAAGACGTGGAAAAGGAGATGGTtcattcttactgacaactgcTTGTATTACTTTGAATATACAACA GACAAAGAGCCTCGTGGGATTATTCCACTGGAGAACCTCAGCATAAGAGAGGTGGACGAGCCAAGAAAACCA AACTGCTTTGAGCTCTACAACCCAAGTCATAAAGGTCAGGTGATCAAAGCCTGTAAAACAGAAGCAGACGGCAGGGTTGTAGAGGGAAACCATGTGGTGTACAGAATATCAGCCCCTACTcctgaggagaaagaggagtgGATCAAGTCCATCAG GGCCAGCATCAGCAAGGACCCGTTCTACGAGATGCTGGCAAGCAGAAAGCGGCGAGTTGCCACTAAGAAGTGA
- the LOC132857863 gene encoding LOW QUALITY PROTEIN: ubiquitin carboxyl-terminal hydrolase 42-like (The sequence of the model RefSeq protein was modified relative to this genomic sequence to represent the inferred CDS: substituted 2 bases at 2 genomic stop codons), producing MAIVVKSSEKSDFESALCKHSSSLNPVSSGGLDNGSSSWSINYSTAELSRSMTTCVALIVKVAYYDGNTTLPAERPKEQVAVSCGDGISLPQKILFPPERLSLTWTQVHRIGAGLQNLGNTCFLNSALQCLSYTAPLANYMLSREHSKTCHEPEFCMLCIMQNHTIQVFANSGNAIKPLGVLHELKRIAKHFRCGDQEDAHEFLRYTVDAMQKSCLPNNELDRQTQATTLIHQIFGGFLRSRVKCMNCKAVSDTFDPYLDIALDIKNSPTILIAFEQFVKAEQLDWENAYKCSTCKETVQASKRLSIHRNSNVLTVSLKRFDDFNGGKISKDVRYTEYFDLRPYMSQSHGEPQIYGLYAVLVHSGFSCYAGHYYCYVKASNGQWYQMNDSSVTPTNIQTVLNQQAYLLFYIKQGSTDLKNGDFNQKGFTPGHSSPRPVTPKLNGHSYTSSTIIGPQLPPTMLKNNSYVNDNGSSKEYHNSSKPSSSDISSVSKATSNVSYSSTPSSASHQPVHPTGMKSIKMRFTLSNGKVVRCRILDNGTPKPSGVAKAASGNDGMHSPHFNSSSSHSPKTNGSNIFSESHMGTNGSGHDQVNGFKHSDKYNGERSRNRAKPSSPCTTSPLPRHGTRKRSLSGEDSMSEECRAKKYKKSKEKNKDKHNSSERDMSVKNQDSSSSQQNKKKKKKRRHESEDRPHREGRSSDKHDWKGRNDEERKSRKHQRSSDKDSSPHRPKLPCMKDIRQIFFMMXNSAPDXTSLAAGNVVKHYNGYVQGFCHNEVVAEIKYGDVNHISSNSNRKISLREGDMGETGPVPCR from the exons ATGGCTATTGTGGTGAAATCATCAGAGAAATCTGACTTTGAGTCAGCGCTGTGTAAGCACTCCAGCTCCCTGAATCCTGTCTCCTCTGGAGGCCTGGACAACGGCAGCTCCAGCTGGAGTATCAACTATTCTACAGCTGAGCTTTCCAGGAGCATGACTACCTGTGTGGCTCTCATCGTTAAAGTTGCTTATTATGATGGCAACACAACACTTCCTGCTGAGAGGCCCAAAGAGCAAG TGGCCGTGAGCTGTGGCGATGGCATCAGTCTGCCGCAAAAGATCCTGTTTCCACCAGAGCGCCTCAGCTTGACATGGACTCAAGTCCATCGTATTGGAGCAGGTCTCCAGAACCTGGGCAACACATGTTTTCTGAATTCAGCTCTTCAGTGTCTTTCATACACTGCACCACTTGCTAACTACATGCTGTCCAGAGAACATTCCAAAACAT GTCATGAGCCCGAATTTTGCATGCTGTGTATCATGCAGAATCACACCATTCAGGTGTTTGCTAATTCGGGGAATGCCATCAAGCCCCTTGGTGTGTTGCATGAACTAAAAC GGATTGCAAAGCATTTCCGGTGTGGGGATCAAGAAGATGCCCATGAGTTCTTGCGGTACACAGTGGATGCTATGCAAAAGTCCTGTCTGCCTAACAATGA ATTGGACAGGCAAACGCAGGCTACTACTCTGATCCATCAGATATTTGGAGGATTTTTGAGGTCCAGAG TGAAGTGTATGAACTGCAAAGCAGTATCAGACACATTTGATCCTTATTTGGATATTGCACTGGACATCAAG AATTCCCCAACTATTCTCATTGCTTTTGAGCAGTTTGTTAAGGCTGAACAGCTCGATTGGGAGAATGCCTACAAGTGCAGCAC CTGTAAGGAAACGGTTCAGGCTTCAAAAAGATTAAGCATTCACCGCAACTCCAATGTGCTCACTGTCTCTCTGAAGCGCTTTGACGACTTCAATGGAGGCAAAATCTCCAAG GATGTGAGATACACTGAGTACTTTGACTTGCGACCATACATGTCCCAGTCTCACGGAGAGCCGCAGATTTACGGGCTGTATGCTGTGCTGGTGCACTCAGGCTTCAGCTGCTATGCCGGACACTACTACTGCTATGTAAAA GCAAGTAATGGCCAGTGGTATCAGATGAATGATTCATCAGTGACTCCTACTAATATACAAACTGTGCTGAACCAGCAAGCATACCTGCTGTTCTACATCAAGCAAGG gtCTACAGATCTGAAAAATGGAGATTTTAACCAGAAGGGTTTTACTCCAGGCCACTCATCTCCCCGACCAGTAACACCTAAGCTAAACGGGCATTCTTATACCTCCTCAACAATTATAGGTCCACAGCTCCCTCCTACTATGTTAAAG aATAACTCGTATGTCAATGACAACGGCTCCTCAAAGGAGTACCACAACAGCTCAAAGCCCAGCAGCAGTGACATCAGCAGCGTGAGCAAAGCCACCTCCAATGTGTCTTACTCTTCCACCCCATCCTCGGCTTCTCATCAACCCGTCCACCCCACGGGCATGAAGAGTATCAAGATGAGATTTACTCTCAGCAATGGAAAGGTGGTCCGGTGCAGAATCTTGGACAACGGTACTCCTAAGCCTTCTGGTGTTGCCAAGGCAGCCAGTGGAAACGATGGCATGCACAGTCCTCACTTTAATAGTTCAAGCTCACACTCGCCTAAGACAAACGGATCTAACATCTTCTCCGAGTCTCACATGGGTACAAATGGGTCAGGACATGATCAAGTCAATGGCTTCAAACATTCTGACAAG TACAATGGAGAGCGGAGCAGAAATAGAGCAAAGCCCTCATCTCCATGTACCACTAGCCCTTTGCCCCGGCATGGGACCAGAAAACGCAGCTTGTCTGGTGAAGACAGCATGTCTGAGGAGTGCAGGgccaagaaatataaaaaatcaaaggagaaaaataaagacaagcaCAA TAGTTCAGAAAGGGACATGTCTGTCAAGAACCAGGACAGCAGCTCCAGCcaacagaacaaaaagaaaaagaagaagaggaggcaTGAGTCAGAGGATAGACCTCACAGAGAGGGACGGTCCTCAGACAAGCATGATTGGAAAGGCAGGAATGATGAAGAGAGGAAGAGCCGTAAGCACCAGCGCAGCTCTGACAAAGATAGTTCTCCTCACCGTCCCAAACTGCCATGTATGAAGGATATTCGTCA aatattttttatgaTGTAAAATTCTGCTCCAGACTGAACTTCTCTTGCTGCAGGTAATGTTGTTAAGCATTATAATGGATATGTCCAAGGATTCTGTCATAATGAAGTAGTTGCAGAGATCAAATATGGAGACGTGAACCATATTTCCTCTAACAGTAATAGGAAGATTTCCTTACGTGAAGGAGACATGGGAGAGACAGGCCCTGTGCCGTGCAGAT GA
- the cyth3a gene encoding cytohesin-3 isoform X2 encodes MTEIEQLTCMGETKTTQRNKQMAIGRKKFNMDPKKGIRFLLDNDLLQHTPEDIAQFLCKGEGLNKTVIGDYLGERDDFNISVLQAFVELHEFADLNLVQALRQFLWSFRLPGEAQKIDRMMEAFASRYCQCNPGVFQSSDTCYILSFSIIMLNTSLHNPNVRDKPTVERFISMNRGINEGGDLPEELLKNLYESIKNEPFKIPEDDGNDLTHTFFNPDREGWLLKLGGRVKTWKRRWFILTDNCLYYFEYTTDKEPRGIIPLENLSIREVDEPRKPNCFELYNPSHKGQVIKACKTEADGRVVEGNHVVYRISAPTPEEKEEWIKSIRASISKDPFYEMLASRKRRVATKK; translated from the exons ATGACAGAGATTGAACAATTAACATGCATGGGAGAGAC AAAGACCACACAGAGGAATAAGCAGATGGCTATTGGAAGGAAGAAATTCAATATGGATCCTAAGAAG ggTATCCGGTTTCTTTTGGATAATGATCTTCTGCAACACACACCTGAGGACATTGCACAGTTCCTATGCAAAGGAGAGGGCTTGAATAAAACAGTCATCGGAGACTATTTAGGCGAAAG ggaTGATTTTAACATTAGTGTTCTACAGGCCTTTGTGGAACTACATGAGTTTGCAGACCTCAACCTTGTGCAAGCTTTACG GCAGTTTCTGTGGAGCTTCAGACTCCCTGGTGAGGCTCAGAAGATTGATAGAATGATGGAAGCTTTCGCATCACGATATTGCCAGTGCAACCCAGGCGTCTTCCAGTCCTCAG ACACGTGCTACATCTTGTCATTCTCCATCATTATGCTCAACACCAGCTTGCACAACCCCAATGTCAGAGACAAGCCAACTGTCGAGAGATTCATCTCTATGAACCGTGGCATCAATGAAGGTGGTGATCTGCCTGAGGAGCTGCTCAAG AATTTATATGAAAGCATTAAAAATGAGCCATTCAAAATCCCTGAAGATGACGGCAATGATCTGACACACACGTTCTTCAATCCAGACAGAGAAGGTTGGCTGCTTAAGCTAG GAGGAAGGGTAAAGACGTGGAAAAGGAGATGGTtcattcttactgacaactgcTTGTATTACTTTGAATATACAACA GACAAAGAGCCTCGTGGGATTATTCCACTGGAGAACCTCAGCATAAGAGAGGTGGACGAGCCAAGAAAACCA AACTGCTTTGAGCTCTACAACCCAAGTCATAAAGGTCAGGTGATCAAAGCCTGTAAAACAGAAGCAGACGGCAGGGTTGTAGAGGGAAACCATGTGGTGTACAGAATATCAGCCCCTACTcctgaggagaaagaggagtgGATCAAGTCCATCAG GGCCAGCATCAGCAAGGACCCGTTCTACGAGATGCTGGCAAGCAGAAAGCGGCGAGTTGCCACTAAGAAGTGA